From the Opitutia bacterium genome, one window contains:
- a CDS encoding DUF2235 domain-containing protein — MTKLIVCCDGTWNTPDQRQNDIPAPTNVVRFHNALAKTDAAGNEQRKYYHTGVGTEGSKLERVAGGAYGSGISKNIMSAYAWLANHYADGDMIYLLGFSRGAFTARSLGGFIGRCGLLDLTGLPHSEAWERVEQVYEKAYEKSGSIPAGWAFHAVDPATGRVPIQFVGVWDTVGALGIPDDLAVLNLFDNPQKWQFHDTTLGAHVRFARHAVAIDEVRASFTPTFWTDANDNILNEPDTPAGPARVKQLWFPGAHCDVGGGYADCGLSDGALQWMIAEAQVAGLAFRPDMLAQIQPTHRGVLHDSYSGGFEHLQSRPRNRPMLAPTSPHYHRSAIDREAKPPITQSPYHHPTATLAVGETSEPIDIYARNAWNETGLYLEAGASYTFTATGEWLDKDVPCGPGGAADRKFHFGEIAHLASSVLGKIENVVNKVKDNPGLNFVGTKRHEAWPWFALIGAIANDGPQNGVNPTPDGSPFPHQTFLIGESTPQPLVLQPTEDGYLFAYANDAWGFYENNRGSVSLRVKRLT; from the coding sequence ATGACAAAACTCATCGTCTGCTGCGACGGCACCTGGAACACTCCCGACCAGCGCCAAAACGACATCCCCGCACCCACCAACGTCGTCCGCTTCCACAACGCGCTCGCGAAAACCGACGCCGCCGGCAACGAACAGCGCAAGTATTACCACACCGGCGTCGGCACCGAGGGCTCGAAGCTCGAACGCGTCGCCGGCGGCGCCTACGGCTCCGGCATCAGCAAGAACATCATGAGCGCCTACGCCTGGCTCGCGAACCACTACGCCGACGGCGACATGATCTACCTCCTCGGCTTCAGCCGCGGCGCGTTCACGGCGCGCAGCCTCGGCGGCTTCATCGGTCGCTGCGGCCTCCTCGACCTCACCGGCCTGCCCCACTCCGAAGCCTGGGAACGCGTCGAGCAGGTCTACGAAAAAGCCTACGAGAAATCCGGCAGCATCCCCGCCGGCTGGGCCTTCCACGCCGTCGATCCCGCCACCGGCCGCGTGCCGATCCAGTTCGTCGGCGTGTGGGACACCGTCGGCGCGCTCGGCATCCCTGACGACCTCGCCGTGCTCAACCTCTTCGACAACCCGCAGAAGTGGCAATTCCACGACACCACGCTCGGCGCGCACGTCCGCTTCGCCCGCCACGCCGTCGCCATCGACGAGGTCCGCGCCAGCTTCACGCCCACCTTCTGGACCGATGCCAACGACAACATCCTCAACGAACCCGACACGCCCGCCGGCCCCGCCCGCGTGAAACAACTCTGGTTCCCCGGCGCGCACTGCGACGTCGGCGGCGGCTACGCCGACTGCGGCCTCTCCGACGGCGCGCTCCAATGGATGATCGCCGAGGCGCAAGTTGCCGGTCTCGCCTTCCGCCCCGACATGCTCGCGCAAATCCAGCCCACGCACCGCGGCGTCCTCCACGATTCCTACTCCGGCGGCTTCGAGCACCTCCAATCGCGGCCGCGCAACCGACCGATGCTCGCGCCCACCTCGCCGCACTATCACCGCAGCGCCATCGACCGCGAAGCCAAGCCGCCGATCACGCAATCGCCCTATCACCACCCGACCGCCACCCTCGCCGTCGGCGAGACGAGCGAGCCCATCGACATCTACGCCCGCAACGCCTGGAACGAAACCGGCCTCTACCTCGAAGCCGGCGCCAGCTACACCTTCACCGCCACCGGCGAATGGCTCGACAAGGACGTCCCCTGCGGCCCCGGCGGCGCCGCCGACCGCAAATTCCACTTCGGCGAAATCGCGCACCTCGCCAGCAGCGTCCTCGGCAAGATCGAGAACGTCGTGAACAAGGTGAAGGACAACCCCGGCCTGAACTTCGTCGGCACCAAACGCCACGAAGCCTGGCCGTGGTTCGCCCTCATCGGCGCCATCGCCAACGACGGTCCGCAAAACGGCGTCAACCCCACGCCCGACGGCTCGCCCTTCCCGCACCAAACCTTCCTCATTGGTGAAAGCACGCCCCAGCCGCTCGTCCTCCAGCCCACCGAAGACGGCTACCTCTTCGCCTACGCCAACGACG